A stretch of DNA from Lysinibacillus sp. B2A1:
ATGACAGATTGTAAGGTAGGCAGTCCGTAATTAAATTCATGATTGCCAAATATCATGGCATCGTATTGAAGAGCATTGGCGACCTGAATAAATGGGTTAGGTATGTGAGCTTGAAATTTTTGATGATAAAAGGTCATAGGACTTCCCTGAATAAAATCACCGTTATCAAGTAAAAGTGTCGGACCTTTATGTCGTTTTTCTTGAATAATGGATGCTAGTTTAGCTAATCCAAGTGTCTCATTCTGTTCATCACGAAAGGTAGTAGGCATAATATAACCGTGAATATCACTAGTAGCCAATATTTGTATGGTTTTGACAGTCATAGAGAGTCCTCCGTTAGTTAGTATACATACAGTATATAAGGTTTTTTTTATTAATTTCATGTCTTTACGATATCAAAATATGGTTTTACGAAATAGAAACATATATTTACCTCCTATTCACACTAGGAAAATATTTACTGTTTATACTGAGGAAGCATTTCAAACATGAGGAGGACAATAATTTGAAGAAATTACTATTCTTTAGTGTAACATTCATGCTGTCAATATTGCTGATGGCATGTGGAAATGAGGCCTCTAAAACATCTGATGATGAAGAAACAGGTGATGTTTCCTCGGATGTAAGTGGAAATGAATCCGTAAAAAAATTAACCATCGGCTTTGTGCCTTCCCGAGATCCTGATGAAATTATTACAGCAACAGAACCTTTAAAGGGTTTACTAAAGGACGAGTTAGCAGGATTAGGCTTTGATGTAGGTGAAATTGATATTACTGTTGGAACAAATTTTGAAGCGGTTGGCGAAGCATTGTCTGCTGGGACTATGGATATTGGTTTAATTCCAGGAGGGACTTATGTACTTTATGATGATGGCGCCGAAGTAATTCTAACAGCGACACGTGCAGGCTTAAGCAATGATTCAGATAATCCTATTGATTGGAATAAAAATGAGCCTACTGCACCAACGACAGCACAAACAATATCTTATCGAGCAATTTTAGTTGCTGGCCCATCGGAAAAAGGAAAGGCTTTAGCAGCGAAAGTAAATAATGGTGAGGAATTAACGTTTGAGGACTTAAATAATGTTACTTGGAATGTTATGTCAAGCTCATCACCTGCAGGCTATATTTATC
This window harbors:
- a CDS encoding phosphonate ABC transporter substrate-binding protein is translated as MLSILLMACGNEASKTSDDEETGDVSSDVSGNESVKKLTIGFVPSRDPDEIITATEPLKGLLKDELAGLGFDVGEIDITVGTNFEAVGEALSAGTMDIGLIPGGTYVLYDDGAEVILTATRAGLSNDSDNPIDWNKNEPTAPTTAQTISYRAILVAGPSEKGKALAAKVNNGEELTFEDLNNVTWNVMSSSSPAGYIYPTLWLHEKFNKTIPDLAQVVQADSYGNAFARLAAGQTDVLVTYADARRDYEESWQGDFSRSASIWEETDLLGVMPAIYNDTISVSKNSKVMNDELKKAIQQAFINIGNSEKGKEVIAIYSHEGYQAATDSDYDNERKAQELVQNLGSK